In the genome of Pseudomonadota bacterium, the window ACCCCGTCGGCCGACATTGCGCCGGTGGCAGTGTTGCACGCCGACAACGTCAGCAGGTCGACGCCGCGGAAGATCTGCTCGCCGCGGCGGTTGAACCACGACAGGGGCAGCGGCCGCCCATCTCCCAGCAGCAGATAGGAGCGCGAGACGTCACCGGGCAGGAACTGGAAGTGGCTTGCGATGTGCACGAGCGAGAACCCGCCCTCGGCGTCCGGCAGCAGGGCTTCTCGCAGGGCGTCGGCGGTGAAGCCCTCGTCGAGCAGGACGCGGCCATCGAACAGGGCGCCGTCTCGCGCCTGGGCGCTCTCGCCGATGATGCGCAGCTCATCGCGCACGAAGGGCAGCGCGGGAAAATCGTCGCGCTCTCCCCCGTCGACGGTCACCGCGTGTGCGCGAGAGACGCCGAGCCCCAGACCGCGCCAGCGCGGGCGGGGAACGTCCTTCAGCCGAGGCAGGCTCGCCAGGGTGGCTGTCTCCATCCGGTACGACTCGACGAGATAGTGGTGGCCATCGAACAGCGCCCCAATGGGCACATACCGAAGCTCGCCGTCGACGAACCACATGATTGTCTTGGCGTGATAGCGACGAAGATCTTCGGCGACAGGACCCACGATGATGTCGTAGAGCGCCCGCGCCCTGGGGCGGGGATCGAGGCTCGGATTCTGCAGTGCCTCGCGCAGGCCGGCAACCTGCGCGCGCAGGTCGGCGCGATGGAAGGGCTTGCCGGGGGGAGGCTGGTAGCGGCGGGCGATGCGCGCCTGTGGGGTCACCATGATGATGCTGACGCTGTCGTCGAGCACCAGGGGATAGAGGGCGACCACATCGGGGCCCAGCTCGCCCAGATCTGACATGATGGCGCTTGTCGACTTCTCCAGATCGGTGATGTCCGCGGTATTCTTCGAAGCGCCACGCTGCTCGTCGAAGAAGCGGAGCACGGCCTCGTTCGCCGCGGCCAGCTCGTCGCGCAGGCTCAGGTACTGCTTCTTCTCCTCGGGCGAGCGGAAGCCGCGCGCCCGCATGTCTTCGCACGTTCGCGCCAGGGTCGCCGCGCGGTCGGCCAGTGCGATGCAGCGCGTGATGTCGGGGGTGCTCGCGCTGCTGAGCGCGGGAGATGCGTGTCCCCCTCCACGCAGGAAGCGTGTGTATTCCTCCGCCTTGAGCATGACCAGCACGTGCTCGGCCTCGAGCAGCCGTCCTTCGTCGATGAGCAGGCGGGCCAGGCGGCGGAACGTATCGCCGCGCGCCTGCACGTACTGCTGCTGAAGCCGGGGCGCAACCCCGCTGAGGTCTCGACCGATCTGGGTGTAGGCGTCGACCGCCATGGTGCCCGCGATGATGGCCGCATTGCGCTCTCCTCGCGCGGTGAAGATCTGCATCAGGATGGAGAGGGCGTCGGCCTCGTCCTGGCGGCCGAGGGTCCGCGCGAGCATCCAGGCCTGCATGCCCGAGGTGCGGGCGACGCGAAGGGCGTCTGCGCGCGCGGCTCCACTGCGCTCTTGCGCCTCACGCATCCATGCAAAGGCCTCGCCCATTCGGGCGCGTGATTGCGCGTCGACCGAGCCGGTCAGGGTGGCCAGGTCGAGCGCGCGAGAGAACAAGTCTCGGGCGTCTCGTGTGTCTCCCGCGCTCAACGCGCACCAGCCGAGATCGATGAGGGCGCTGGCCTGGGCGAGGCGGCCTCGGCCGCTCGGGTGAAGCGCCGCGGCGCGCTTGTACAGGTCGATGGCTGCGCGTGGGTGACCCAGGGCGATCTGCAGGCGGGCCCGCTCGACGATCGAGATCAGCTCCCACTGCTCGTCGCCCAGTTCGCGCCACCTGGCCTGGGCCTGGGCCAGCAGGTGGTCGGCTCGCGCCAGATCGTTGAGACTCGAGTAGAGCATGCCCAGACGTGTGAGTGCGTTTGCCACGCCCCAGCGGTCGCCGATCTGCCTGCGCGTCTCGAGGGAGACGGTGTAGTGGGCGAGCGCTTCCCGCAGGCGGCCCGCCCGCTCGAGCTGAATGCCCAGGTTGGCCAGGGTCTGGGCTTCGCCAGCGCGATCACGGGCGGCGCGCCGACATCTGAGGCTCTCCTCGAGGTCGCGGATGGATCCCGGCACATCTCCCAGCACGGAGAGCACAATGGCCCGGCTGTTCAGCGCGACCCCGTGAGCGCGCACCTCGCCTCCTTCTGCGAATCCCGCAATCGATTGCTGGTAGAGCGCGAGGCTTGCGCGCTGCGAGGCCTCGGTGCCCTGCTTGCGCAGCGCCTCCGCCTGCATGTAGGCGCGCTGGGCCTGCATGACCCGGTGGTCGAGCGGGGTTGCGCGACGCACCTCCACGAGGGTGATGTCGTATCCGCCTCCGGGTCGTGTCGGCGTCACGCGCACCGAGCAGGTTCCCGCGGCTTGCGTCACGACGCGCAACCGTTCAACGCCTGTGTCTTGATCGGGGGTGTCGAAGACGGTGAGCAGCTGGCCGTCGGGTGCCAAGACCTCGACGCGCAGGTCGGCCTGTCGCTGCGTCACCTCGATCACCGCGCACGTGTCGGCTGGAAGGCGCAAGGCCCAGGAATCACCGTGCGGGGTGACCCGCGTCCGCGTCACTGGATGTCCCGGACGCAGGGGAGCCTCGTTCGCGCACGCGAGGCGACCGATCAGGAGCATCGCAAGAAACACATGGCAGCCCCTTGCGATGAGGGATGTCCTTGATCTCGTCATCGAAACGGCACGCGCGTGAACGCGTGCAACCTCCTTTGCGCGGGTCGCTCAGCGCGCCTTCATGCGTCGGACGTCGACCCACTCATCCCAGGTGGCCGGGTAGCCCTCGTAGTGGATGAGGTGGAGGCTATCCTGCACCTGCAGCACTGTCGCCGGATACCAGACCTTCTTCCAGAGAACCTGGACGGTCGCGCCTGTGGGGTACGTCTTCGTCTTCTCGACGCGAACCTTCGACAGGGGAACCCACGCGTCGTCGGAGGTCTCGTAGCCGTAGTAGTGGACGCGCACCTCCTTCGCGCGACTGTCGAGCACCCGGGCCTTCCACCAGGCACCCTCGGTGCTCACCTCGACGTGCTCGCCCTGCCGGGGCTTCGCCTGCGCGGATACGCCGGCCATGCGCGGAGACGCGCCGTAGGCCTTCGTGGTGCGGAACGTCGACCGCTGGCCATCGGCGAAGCGCATCTCACCGAGGGTGTAGCGGGCGATCTCGTCGAGGGTGATGTCGCCGTCGTGATCGAGATCGACGCTCGCGTCTCCCTGCAGCCCGGCGATCACCGATTCAGTGAAGGTCCAGTTGCCGGTCGATTCGGTGGACGATGATGACGAGGTCAATGCCGCCACGGGCGTCTGTCCGCGGCTTTCGCGGGTGTTCTCGGCCATGGTCCCGGAGTAGCAGCAGTCGGCCAGCAGCAGCGCGCGCCGGCCCTTGAATCCCGCCTGGAGGTCAGTTACCACCGAGCGCATCGACCACGTGGTGGCCTGCGAGCTGCTGCCCGCGTCGTAGGTGACGAACCAGCCTTCGCCGTCTTCGGTCTTGTCGCCATGTCCGCAGAAGTACACGATCAGCTCATCGCCCGGCGCCGTGCGGGCCAGCAGGTCGCGGTAGGCCTTCAGCACCGCGGGGCGGGTGGCGGCGCGGTCGTGCAGGGAGACGATGTGGTCTTGCGGCACGCCACGCCGAACCAGCAGCTGCTCGAGCTGCACGTCGCGGCGGTTGGTCTTGGGAAATGGCGCGTAG includes:
- a CDS encoding CHAT domain-containing protein, producing MFSRALDLATLTGSVDAQSRARMGEAFAWMREAQERSGAARADALRVARTSGMQAWMLARTLGRQDEADALSILMQIFTARGERNAAIIAGTMAVDAYTQIGRDLSGVAPRLQQQYVQARGDTFRRLARLLIDEGRLLEAEHVLVMLKAEEYTRFLRGGGHASPALSSASTPDITRCIALADRAATLARTCEDMRARGFRSPEEKKQYLSLRDELAAANEAVLRFFDEQRGASKNTADITDLEKSTSAIMSDLGELGPDVVALYPLVLDDSVSIIMVTPQARIARRYQPPPGKPFHRADLRAQVAGLREALQNPSLDPRPRARALYDIIVGPVAEDLRRYHAKTIMWFVDGELRYVPIGALFDGHHYLVESYRMETATLASLPRLKDVPRPRWRGLGLGVSRAHAVTVDGGERDDFPALPFVRDELRIIGESAQARDGALFDGRVLLDEGFTADALREALLPDAEGGFSLVHIASHFQFLPGDVSRSYLLLGDGRPLPLSWFNRRGEQIFRGVDLLTLSACNTATGAMSADGV